A genome region from Paludibacterium sp. B53371 includes the following:
- a CDS encoding replication-associated recombination protein A: MADLFAAEPAKPLAEALRPDKLDAVIGQQHLIGPGKPLRVAIDSGIPHSMILWGPPGVGKTTLARILANGFAAEFIPVSAVLAGVKEIREAVERAHQVLALHGRRTILFVDEVHRFNKSQQDAFLPFVESGLLTFIGATTENPSFEVNAALLSRAQVYVLTPLANSELQALLERVQQLGELSGLRIEQSAVDTLIGYADGDARRFLNLIEQARTAARARKTDSIDAAFLSEVLSLNARRFDKGGDAFYDQISALHKSVRGSNPDAAVYWLTRMLDGGADPRYLARRLVRMAWEDIGLADPRAARVALDAADTFERLGSPEGELALAQAAIYLAVAAKSNAGYMAYNAVRAHIRQDGSRPVPVHLRNAPTRLMKELGYGKEYRYAHDEPHAYAAGETYLPDGLEDQQWYFPVNRGLEAKIQEKLAFLHQLDQDAKDKQD, from the coding sequence ATGGCTGACCTGTTTGCCGCCGAACCCGCCAAGCCGCTTGCCGAGGCCCTGCGCCCCGACAAGCTGGATGCGGTCATCGGCCAGCAGCACCTGATCGGCCCCGGCAAGCCGCTGCGGGTGGCGATCGACAGCGGCATTCCGCACTCGATGATTCTCTGGGGGCCACCAGGGGTGGGCAAAACCACGCTGGCCCGCATTCTCGCCAATGGCTTCGCCGCTGAATTCATCCCGGTGTCGGCCGTGCTGGCCGGGGTCAAGGAAATCCGCGAAGCGGTCGAGCGTGCCCATCAGGTGCTGGCACTGCACGGTCGGCGTACCATTCTGTTCGTCGATGAAGTACACCGCTTCAACAAAAGCCAGCAGGATGCCTTCCTGCCCTTTGTCGAATCCGGACTGCTGACCTTTATCGGCGCCACCACAGAAAATCCGTCTTTCGAGGTCAACGCGGCGCTGCTCTCGCGTGCCCAGGTCTATGTACTGACACCGCTGGCCAACAGTGAGTTGCAGGCCCTGCTGGAGCGCGTGCAGCAGCTCGGCGAGCTCAGCGGCCTGCGCATCGAGCAAAGCGCTGTCGACACCCTGATCGGCTATGCCGACGGCGATGCCCGGCGCTTTCTCAATCTGATCGAACAGGCGCGCACGGCGGCGCGCGCGCGCAAAACCGACAGCATCGATGCGGCCTTCCTCAGTGAGGTGCTCTCGCTGAACGCGCGTCGTTTCGACAAAGGTGGCGATGCCTTCTACGACCAGATCTCGGCCCTGCACAAATCGGTGCGGGGCTCCAACCCGGATGCCGCGGTGTACTGGCTGACGCGCATGCTGGACGGCGGGGCCGACCCGCGCTATCTGGCACGACGGCTGGTTCGCATGGCCTGGGAAGATATCGGCCTGGCCGATCCGCGCGCCGCCCGCGTGGCACTGGATGCCGCTGACACCTTTGAACGTCTGGGCAGCCCGGAAGGGGAACTGGCACTGGCCCAGGCGGCGATTTATCTTGCCGTGGCCGCCAAGAGCAATGCGGGCTACATGGCGTATAATGCGGTTCGTGCCCATATTCGCCAGGACGGCTCGCGGCCGGTTCCGGTGCATCTGCGCAATGCCCCTACCCGGCTGATGAAAGAGCTGGGCTACGGCAAGGAATACCGATACGCCCACGACGAACCGCACGCCTACGCTGCGGGCGAAACCTATTTGCCTGACGGGCTGGAAGACCAGCAATGGTACTTTCCGGTCAATCGCGGGCTGGAAGCAAAAATTCAGGAAAAACTGGCGTTCCTGCATCAGCTCGATCAGGACGCCAAGGATAAACAGGACTAG
- the serS gene encoding serine--tRNA ligase, whose protein sequence is MLDIQLLRTDLDNVAKRLAGRGYQLDTALFSQLESERKTLQTRMQELQAQRNASSKQIGEAKRKGEDASAILAQVATLGDELKAAEDAFAAVQGKLDQWLMSIPNLPHESVPVGKDEHDNTEVRKVGVPRHFEFEVKDHVDVGAPLGMDFETGAKLSGARFTVLRGGMARLHRALAQFMLDTHTSEHGYREHYTPYIVNADVLYGTGQLPKFAEDMFKVTKGGDENGPDQYLISTSEISLTNTVRESILKAEDLPLKLTAHSPCFRSEAGSYGRDTRGFIRQHQFDKVEMVQIAHPDHSMAALDEMVGHAETILKKLELPYRVITLCTGDMGFGAIKTFDLEVWLPAQNTYREISSCSNCGDFQARRMMARFKDESGKNQYVHTLNGSGLAVGRTLVAVLENYQNADGSVTIPAVLRPYMGGMETLRA, encoded by the coding sequence ATGCTCGACATTCAATTGCTTCGCACCGATCTGGACAATGTGGCCAAACGACTGGCCGGCCGTGGATATCAGCTGGATACCGCGCTGTTCTCGCAACTGGAATCCGAACGCAAGACCCTGCAGACCCGCATGCAGGAGCTGCAGGCGCAGCGCAATGCCAGCTCCAAGCAGATTGGCGAAGCCAAGCGCAAGGGCGAAGACGCCAGCGCCATCCTGGCGCAGGTTGCCACTTTGGGCGATGAGCTGAAAGCGGCGGAAGACGCTTTTGCCGCCGTACAGGGCAAGCTCGACCAGTGGCTGATGAGCATCCCCAACCTGCCGCACGAGTCGGTACCGGTCGGCAAGGACGAGCATGACAATACCGAAGTGCGCAAGGTCGGCGTACCGCGTCACTTCGAGTTCGAAGTCAAGGACCACGTCGATGTCGGCGCACCGCTGGGCATGGACTTCGAGACCGGCGCCAAGCTGTCCGGCGCCCGCTTTACCGTGCTGCGCGGCGGCATGGCCCGTCTGCATCGCGCCCTGGCGCAATTCATGCTCGATACCCACACCAGCGAGCATGGCTACCGCGAACACTACACGCCTTACATCGTCAACGCCGATGTGCTGTACGGCACCGGCCAGTTGCCGAAATTTGCCGAAGACATGTTCAAGGTCACCAAGGGTGGCGACGAAAACGGCCCGGATCAATACCTGATCTCCACCTCGGAAATCTCGCTGACCAACACCGTGCGCGAAAGCATCCTCAAGGCCGAAGACCTGCCGCTCAAGCTGACGGCACATTCGCCCTGCTTCCGTTCCGAAGCCGGCTCCTATGGCCGTGACACCCGCGGTTTCATCCGCCAGCACCAGTTCGACAAGGTCGAAATGGTACAGATCGCCCATCCGGACCACTCGATGGCCGCGCTGGACGAAATGGTCGGCCACGCCGAAACCATTCTGAAGAAGCTGGAACTGCCCTACCGTGTCATCACCCTGTGCACCGGCGACATGGGCTTTGGTGCCATCAAGACCTTCGACCTGGAGGTCTGGCTGCCAGCGCAGAACACCTATCGCGAAATCTCCAGCTGCTCGAACTGCGGCGATTTCCAGGCGCGCCGCATGATGGCGCGCTTCAAGGATGAAAGCGGCAAGAACCAGTACGTTCATACCCTGAACGGCTCTGGCCTGGCCGTGGGCCGCACCCTGGTCGCCGTCCTGGAGAACTACCAGAACGCCGATGGCAGCGTGACCATTCCGGCCGTGCTGCGCCCCTATATGGGCGGCATGGAAACCCTGCGCGCCTGA